Genomic segment of Tindallia magadiensis:
AATGGAATGGAAATGACTAAGGCACAAGGACAGGAAATAACCAAAAATATCAACGCTCGATAAATCCATTCGTCAATATTTGCCGACAGAAGGATCGGTGGTATCACCGCAATTCCTATTGCAATACCCACAACTATAGGTGTATAAAAGCGAGCAAATTTAGTGATAAATCTTTCCGTTTTCGCTTTTTGAGAACTTGAATGCTGTACTAACTCTAAAATTTTAGATACGGCCGATTCTCTATAGGTTTTATCCACTTCTATTGTCAGAAGTCCTGATTGGTTTATAAACCCACTCAATACCTGACTATCATTCTTTACATCTCTTGGCATCGATTCTCCTGTTAAGGCCGAAGTATCCACAGAGCTTATGCCGGAAACAACCTTACCATCTAAGGGTATTTTCTCGCCTGGTCTGACTAAAATATGCTGACCAGGTTCAACTTCAGATGGCATCACTTTCTTTTCTCCATCAGCTGTCACTAACCAAGCATAATCAGGTCTTATATCCATTAAGGATGCAATTGATCTTCTGGACTGATTAACAGCCCTCCCTTGAAAATACTCACCAATTTGATAAAAAAGCATAACAGCAACACCCTCCGGATATTCACCAATCATGAAAGCTCCCAAGGTTGCAATGCTCATAAGAAAATTTTCATCAAACACTTTTCCTTTTAGTATATTTAAAAAAGCTTTTTTTAATACCGCTCTTCCTGCTATCAAATAGGCTGTCGAATACAGCAGAAAGGATATACCTCCAGAAGTCTTAAAAATCCATGGCAACACAAACAAAATACTGCTGATCACGATAATACTTACAGCCATTTTTTCATTATGATGATCATGATAATGAAATGATTCTGGTTGATTTATTTCCTGTTCTGTTGTCACTTCCATCACTTGAACATCGTTTTCTATATTGGTAGCAATTCTTTTAATCTCTTTATTCAAAACCTTATTATCAATCGTTGATTCTAGCTGTACCTTTAATCTTTGTGTGACAAAATCTAGTTGAGCTGATGAAATAAATGCTAAATCATTAACCTCTTTTTCTATTTTATTTGCACAATCAGCACACGCTAAATGTTTTAGTTGATATTGTCTAAATTTACGATTTTTCATCTTTCCACCTCACTTTTATTTTTCATTAATATGTTCTAATCCTTGGTTGAAAACTCGTTGAATGTGGTCATCATCCAGCGAATAATATATAATTTTACCATCGCGCCTGCTTTTAACTACACGGGCCTGCCTCAGCATTTTTAATTGATGAGATATCGCCGACTGGCTGGCATTTAACAAATAAGAAATATCGCATACGCACATTTCCTGAAGGGATAGCGCATACAAAATTTTTACTCTGGTAGGATCCGAAAATACTTTAAAAAAATAAGCCAACTCTGTTGCTTGTTCATTAGAAATCATTTTTCTTTCTGTTTCTTTTATTTGATCATGGTGAATCACAGTCACTTCACAATAGTCTTTAGTCATCAGAAAACCCTCCTTCGCATGAATGATTGCTCATATGTTCATGTATAATGATAAAAGAAAACCTCGTTTATGTCAAGGCATATTCGAGGTTTCTATTACTTTTATTGTATGTTTCTATTCTTCAACGCTTACCTTAAGCATTTTATCGCCTGCTCTAATTTCATCTACTACTTCTATGCCTTCTGTCACTTTACCAAATACGGTGTGATTCCCATCCAAGTGAGGTTGCGGGCTATGACAAATAAAAAATTGACTGCCACCAGTATCTCTGCCTGCATGAGCCATCGAAAGACTTCCTCGCTCATGTTTATGTGGATTATTTTTCAGTTCACATTTAATAGTGTATCCTGGTCCACCAGTCCCTGTCCCTTGCGGACATCCACCTTGTATCACAAAATCATCAATCACCCGGTGAAAACTAAGGCCATCATAAAAACCTTCTTCAATCAGTTTAAGGAAATTAGACACTGTTCCTGGTGCCTCTTTTTCAAATAGTTCAATGTAAATCTGTCCTTTTTCTGTTTCCATTTTAACATGTTTCACTACAGCCACACTCCTTTAGATTAAAATCAACCCTATTGTTCTTGTCCATTTGATGGTTCTTGATCGTCTTTCATTTTTTTCACTTGATTCCTTCCAGTTTTTTTTGCTTCATAAAGTGCATTATCAGCCTTTTCCACTAATTTTTCAGCCTCCACTTTATCGGAAGGAATCATTGTCGAAACACCGACACTAATCGTAACAACCTCACTGATAGGAGAATCTACATGTTCAATTTCCATAGCTTCAACTGCTTTGCGAAAGCTTTCAGCAATGGTAAAAGCACCATCTTCTCCCGTCATCGGCATAATTCCTACAAACTCTTCTCCACCATAACGGGCAACCAGATCACCTGGTCTTTTAAGCGTTCTTCGTAAGCAGTCGGCTACTTTTCTGAGACATTCGTCTCCTTCTAAATGCCCGTAATGATCATTATACCGTTTAAAGTAATCAATGTCAGCCATTAAAACTGAAATTGGTTTCCCATCACGAAAAGATCTTTTCCACTCTGTTGATAAAACTTCATCAAAACGTCTTCTGTTAGGTATGCCAGTTAATCCATCGATAAGACTGGCATCTTTCAGTAAGTCTCGATATTGTTTGAGCTCCAGATGATTTCTGACACGGGCTTTTACAATAGAGGCATGATAAGGCTTGGTGATATAGTCTATGGCACCGAGTTCCAATCCTTTTGCTTCGTCTTCCTGTTGAGACATCGCCGTAACAAAAATAACAGGGATATCTTTTGTAGCCTCTGACGCTTTTAGTATCTCGCATATTTTATAACCATCAATTTCCGGCATCATTACATCCAGTAAAATCAAGTCTGGCGGATCTTCAGAATTGGCAATGCTTAGGGCTGTTTTGCCATTCGTTGCCACTTTTACAGTCCACTCATTTTTCAGTAATTGCCCTAACATTTGAATATTGACGGGACTATCATCGACAACTAATATTGTTTGGTCTTTTTTCAGGGTATCCATTTGCTTCGTCCTTTCTATATTGGCATCACAAAGTATCCGTCAATAGTAGATCCACGACCACAACTTTCAAATAAGTTGCTGGTTTTTCACATCGTAGCTATATTCCACTAATTCGCCTTTTACATTAGCAATCATCAAGTTTAATCGATGTACCTTTGACTCACCTATTTGAGAAACATCTATTTCGTATTGATCCTTAATTAGAGTAATTTTTACCATCATTCCATTTGCTTTATTCGTTTTATAATTCATTGATTCACCGTCATCATCATAGTAGTAATATGTTGCTGTATCCTCTACAAACGCAAGAACCGTTAATGCTGTAAAATCCATACTATCCACATTTTGAGCAGGCTCCGCCAGTATGATCATTTTATTTTTTCTTACAAAAAGGGATGTTTCCTCCATTTCTAAATGCATATAATGATGACCTTTTGATACCACTTGAAATTCGTCTTGATGATTAATCACCGTTTTCCATAAAAGCATTTCTTCAGGTACCCATACATATCGTCCTTTCGCATTTTCTTCGTACACCGGTGCTATCATAATTGATTCTCCAACCAGTAATTGATCTTCAATTTCTTTTGAGTGATCATCTTCGTATTCAAAAGACAAAAGCTTAAAATATAGGTCCTGATTAAGAGTAGCTTTCATATACTCTGAGTAAATATATGGTATTAACGAGTATCTTAGCTCTAAAACCTTTCTCATGGTATCTGTTGTTTTCTCATCAAATGCATAAGGCTCCTGACTTCGTGTGTATTTTGCAGAGTGGTTTCGGTACAAAGGTGTTAATAGACTTGCCTGACTCCAGCGAATCAATAAAGCAGCATTTGTATCCCCGCCAAAGCCACCTATATCAGCTCCGATATACATAAAACCGCCCATGTTTAGTGCTGGCATCATTTTTAGCATCAACGGAATATGTTCCCACCATGAATGATTATCCCCTGTCCATAATCCAGCGTATCGTCCCATACCAGTATAAGAAGATCTGGAGAAAAGAAGATGCCTTTTGTTTGGGGCCAATTCTCTTAACCCTTCAGCTGCAGCCCTTGTCATATTGTATCCATAAAGATTATGGATCTGATGATGAGAGATCATCTGACCATCTATCTTTTGAAACATATTTTTATAGTCTTTTTCGTCTCCAGCCAAAGCCTCGTAACACCTGTTCAGCTCGAAATATTCCTGCAGATTCAAGTTTTTTCCTTCTAAGGATTTCACCTTATCTATAAATTCTTTCATTTTTTCTTCTGTGTAGAAAATAGCTGGTTCGTTCATATCATTCCAAAAACCTTCAATTCCAAAGTCCGTGAGTACTTCATACTTATGTCCAAACCATTTGCGTACTTCAGGTATCTGAAAATCTGGAAAATGAACCCACCCAGGCCATACAGCGGCTAAAAAAGGTTCGTTTTTTTCATTTTTGCAAAAATAATGATTGTTGACACCTTCTTCATAAACCTGGTAATTTTTTTCTACTTTTACACCAGCATCAATAATTGGAATTAGCCTAAATCCGTCATTTTTCATTTCGTCAACAAATGTTCCAAAATCCGGAAAACGCGTTTCATCTACTGTAAAGTTTTTATAATCCTCCATATAATCAATATCTAAATAAATCGCATCACAAGGAAGGCCTTTTTTTCTCATGGTATCAGCTACTTCTTTGACGATGTCCGCCGTCTCATAGCTCCATCTGGATTGTTGATTTCCAAATGCCCATTTGGGCGGTACATAGCCTTCACCCTGAAGCATCCTAAACAGTTTAATGGTGTTTTTTAAGCTGTCATGCTTAAAATGATACAAATCAAAATCCAATCCCTCTATCTTGATCTCAATTTCATCTGGGTGGTGATACCCAATGTCATAGATCACTTTCCCAGGAAAATCGATGTAAAAACCATGATGTTCATCACCGGTTATAAATAAGTAGTTATGAGCCCCATACAAAGAGGACTTGTCAGGAGTATGTATCGGATCATCTGTAGCATAAGATTCAATCCAGCGCCCTCTCTTATTGACACTGCCAACAGACTCTCCCAGCCCAAGAACCTTGTCTGTTTTTTTAAGCCTGCCCTTCAGAGTAACGCTTTTTTCTTCAAAGCTTTCATTAAAAAAAGGAATTTTGAAGGGTTCCGGCTGTAGTTCCATTGCTTCTTCAGGGTAAGAAAGACTATCTGTTCTTACGGGGTTTCCAAACCTAAACAGCTGTACCTGTGAGTTCAAGGAGTAAGTTTTCATTTTTTCATCCTTTCATACATTAGTCTGTTATTGATTAACGCCAGTTTCACTTATAAAGTTTCCGCTATGATTCTATATAATTCTTCTTTTTATGGAGCATTAAATCTTTTTTTATCGTAACTGTTACTTACCCAATCTTGATCACTTATATCGTTGTCTCCCTTGTCTTTCCTGTCATCTCCTGATATTTCTTCGGATTCCGTTCGATTCCTACCCTTTCTTTTGCCAATATACAGATATTTATCAGACCTTTTCAGTAAATCACTTGTATTATCTCCAGATTTCCCAAAAGCGAGGCCTATCGTCGCTGTAATATGGATCACTTCTCCTTGCACCCGAAACGCTGTTTCGGCTATTTGTTCCCGAATTCTTTCACAAGCTTTCCAGGCTTCCTTTTGAGATATATCGGTAAAAATGATCAAAAATTCTTCTCCTCCGAAGCGGCCACAAAAATCATTACTACGAACAGATTTTTGAAGTATTGTTGCTAATTCCCGTAGTACCACGTCTCCCGCAAGATGTCCGTAAGTATCATTAATCATTTTAAAGTGATCTAAATCTAGCAGTGCCACAGATATGTATCGTCCTTTATCTCTATCTTTTTTTATTATTTGATCAACAATCATGGTGATTGTTTTTTTATTGTAGATACCCGTCAACCCGTCACGAGTCCCTTGTATCTCCATGTCATCTACTTGCCTGCTAAAGAAACCAAAGAAATAAAAGGAAGATACCAAAGCAACTAGGGCGCCTAAAGAGGTAATTGCTATGGATTCCATAAACTTCTGATCATTAATTTTCCGTTGTTCTTCATAATCTTCATGCAAAAGCCCTGTTAACTGATTAGAGAAGTTTATCGCTACACTCATTGCATTAATAGCTGTCTGATACATTCTCCTCATTTTATATCCATCGGCATCTGTTTGACTAGTCAACGTAATAGTATTAAGCTTTGTCGCTTCATAACTCTTATTAATCACATTGAGCCAATGATACTCCTCTTCTGTCAACGAAAAAGAAAAGAGTTCTCTTAGGATCCCTGTTATTTCTCTGTCATTTTGTTCAATAAAATACAAACTGTTACGATCATTTCTTTCAAAATAATTCGCTAAATGATATTGTTGAGAGGTAATTTTTGTTTTTAAGTCGCTGGTTAATAAAATCATGTTCAAATTCTTTTCTGATAAACTTTGATGTGTTCTTTGTAAATCCATGGCATAATAAATAGAGCTGGCAAACGCTAGAAAAATAAATATAATAACCACTATATATCCTGATTTTATTAGTCTGGTTCTGTTTTTTTTCATCTTTTATACACACCCATCTTATAATGTCGGGTTTTAATCGTGGTTTTCTTATCGTTAGTTATTCGACAGTAAATTTCAAATTCCTTTTTTTTGTCTTATTTAACAAAACATGTTTACTGTATCTTTTTTTCTTTTTTGATATAATACAATGAATATGTTTGTCTTAAGTAAGCATGCTTTTATTCTATAGGAGGTTCTTTATGTCCGTTTATATTTTTGGTCATCAAAATCCAGATTCCGATTCCATCGTTTCAACGATAGCCCTTGCCTTTTTAAGACAGCAACAAGGAATGTCAGTCATTCCCTGTTGTTTAGGTTCTTTAAATAAAGAGTCAGAGTTTATCCTTGATTTCTTTAACCTTGACGCGCCTCAAGTTATTGATAATGTAAAAATTCAAGTAAATGATATTCGTTTTGATTTCACAAAAGGGATTACACCAGAATGTTCTATTTTAACAGCCTACCAGACAATGGTACAAAACCATTTTGAAACATTAGCCGTTCTATCCGAAAATGGTCAGTTGCAAGGCATCATTAGTATGAAGGATATCGCTATGGGACTTATCAAGGGGGATTTTTACCGCTTGAAAACTTCTTTGCGAAATTTAGCAACTACTTTAGGAGGCTGTCTACTAACGGAGGAATGTCAGCATATCGATGGCACCATCTCCGTTATCGCTTTCTACTACAAAACCATCTATGGAACCTTGGGGCCAGAAAGTATTATCATTGTAGGCGATCGTTATGATATTATTGAACATGCCATCGAGTCAAAGGTGCAACTTATTATCTTAACAGGATCTAATACCCTTCCTGAAGAACTATTGCACTTAGCCTCTACTAGCGGAGTTTCGATATTATCAGTACCTCAAAACACTTTTTATATCGCTAAAATGATTGACCAATGTAATTATGTCTCTACTATCATGCGAACAAAAAACATTATGAAGTTCACTAATACTCAATATCTGGAAGAGTTAAAGGAAGAACTTTCTACGACTCATTATAGAAACTACCCTGTCGTTGATGAAGATAATCGATTTCTTGGTTTTATCAATAGAAAACATTTAATGAATCCTGAGCGCAAACAGGTTATTATGGTAGATCATAATGAATCCAACCAAAGTGCCGAAGGGATAGAGGAAGCTCATATTTTAGAGATTATTGACCATCATAAAATCGGAGATATCTCTACTACTATTCCCATTAACTTTCGAAACAAACCAGTGGGCAGCACCTGTACGATTATCACAGAAATGTTCCAAGAAGCAGCTGTTTCTATTCCTGATAATATTGCTGGAGCATTAATGGCTGGAATTATTTCAGACACTCTATACTTCAAATCCCCCACTACCACCCAAGAAGATCGTCTGGCTATCGAATCACTCAACCATCATTTGAAGTTAGATTTGGAATCTTTTGCTATGAAAATGTTCCGAGCAGGAACTTCTCTTCAAGATCAAAGTAACGAAGAAGTTTTTTATGAGGATTTCAAATCCTTTTATTTAGAAGGGAAGAAAATTGGTATTAGCCAAATCTTCACACTGGATCTAGGGGAAATTGTCAACCGACGAACTCACTTACAAGAACTCATGCAACAAGTTCAATCCGAAGGTTCTTACAGCATGATTCTCCTTCTCGTTACTGATATTATGAAAGAAGGTTCTTACGTCTATTATGTTCCAAAAAATAGCCGACTTCTATCATCTGCTTTTTCTCTACCTATCGAACAAGGAACTTTTATCCCCGGTGTTATTTCCAGAAAAAAACAGGTGATTCCTAAGCTTACGGAAGCATTACTATCCCAATAATAAAAAGCTGGCTCTACGCAGCCAGCTTTTCTTTACTCTATATCACTTATTCCATTAAGTAGTTTTTCCTGTAATTTTTTATCTTCATCACCATGAAGTTCAGACATAACAGCATAAAGCGATTTTACGGCTTCTGCAGGAAGTGCATCTACTCCTTCTTTTACTGTTTGCCTCGATTCGACATATTGAATTCTTTGAACAAAATGAATCATAAACTCTCTTCGATATTGTACATTTTCAAGATCTGCATCAAATCCATCTATTTTCATAATGTCTATCTCTTCAAAAGGTTCCCATTTAACAAATTCAGCTCTGTCTTCAACAATGGATTCAATAATTTCCAGCGTGTGTGACGGCTCCACTTTTTTACCCATAAAGTGTCCAGTGTTAATGATATAACAATCCACACCTGACTCAAAAAGGCTCTTAAATAGTTTGTAATCCACACTAAGCGGATATGTTCTAAATGGGTTCGCATAAGGCTCAACTACTAATTGATCTGGATTGATACCTTCCGCCAATTTTTCTGCTGAAGATCTTTTTGTTGCTAGAGTAGCTCCCATCACCGAACCCAGTGCGGCTCCTTTTATTTTAATTACCGGCGGCATTGTTGGGTCTTTCATAATCCAAAAGATAGAGTTTATCGGATCATCAATTCGATCAACCCGATCGGCGGCCCATAGCTTTGATTTAATAGCACGTCCATTACCATTTCTTAAGTCTTCTGTTACAGGATATATTTTACCATCATCATACATAATAGCTCCGTTATTCTGCATGGTTAAAATATATTTATTATCATCACAATTCATAGGATAATCCTGGGTTTTGTCAAAGTAAGTAGGCTCTAAGGCAATCGATGTTTTATCTTCAATATTAATAATGAAAGCATCATCATGCAATACAGTCACATTGTACTTATTGTCGTGTTTTGCATGGGTAATCGTTGATTTCCCTGAACCAGAAAGTCCAAAAACGGCAATAGTATGTTTTTTACCAGGTAAATTATAGCATTTCAATCCACCATGACAGGCTGCATAGCCATTTCGAGCCGCTGTTCCCCAAGCAAGTGTCAAGGTTCCTTTTTTGTATTCTCCAAAGTATTTCATTCCGAGAATGGCGGCGCAGTTATGGGTAGGGTCGAAAAAAGTCAGACCCATCGGATGGTCTGGATGAGACCAATCAGGATCGCAAAAGATAATAATATCTCCTTCTGGTATTTTCTTCGAGTATTTATACATTTCTGAGTATACTTCATTAACATATTGAAAATTTAATAACCAACTATAAAATATATTTTCATGGTCTTCCGGTATTAATAGATGTGCCTTAATCATAAAGTTTCGGTGCAATCCTATTACCACTTCACCATGATACATTGATTTTTTGCGCGTATCATAAATTGAATCCCTAATAATAGCCGAATAGTATTTTAGATCAACATCCGGATCTCCTGAAATTCTTCTGGCAGCAGC
This window contains:
- a CDS encoding heavy metal translocating P-type ATPase; the encoded protein is MKNRKFRQYQLKHLACADCANKIEKEVNDLAFISSAQLDFVTQRLKVQLESTIDNKVLNKEIKRIATNIENDVQVMEVTTEQEINQPESFHYHDHHNEKMAVSIIVISSILFVLPWIFKTSGGISFLLYSTAYLIAGRAVLKKAFLNILKGKVFDENFLMSIATLGAFMIGEYPEGVAVMLFYQIGEYFQGRAVNQSRRSIASLMDIRPDYAWLVTADGEKKVMPSEVEPGQHILVRPGEKIPLDGKVVSGISSVDTSALTGESMPRDVKNDSQVLSGFINQSGLLTIEVDKTYRESAVSKILELVQHSSSQKAKTERFITKFARFYTPIVVGIAIGIAVIPPILLSANIDEWIYRALIFLVISCPCALVISIPLGFFGGIGGASKKGILVKGGNYLEVLKEVDTIIFDKTGTLTQGVFKVEEIVAVEPFVREEILETMAMAEYYSNHPIAECIRNANRRVIDEKLIEEQYEIPGDGIRSIIAGREVLVGKKEFLEKEKIQPLEYTKPGTVVHISIDKKYAGYVVIKDQIKEDAADAIRRIREIGISRIVMLTGDREAIAGQIAKELQIDEYYANLMPEDKVIITEKIMEEKTSKGKTMVVGDGINDAPVLARADIGISMGGLGSDAAIEASDVVIMTDKPSSIVNAYKIAQKTHRIVWQNIIAALGVKGMVMALGVFGMASIWQAIFADVGVALLAIFNAMRMIRS
- a CDS encoding ArsR/SmtB family transcription factor yields the protein MTKDYCEVTVIHHDQIKETERKMISNEQATELAYFFKVFSDPTRVKILYALSLQEMCVCDISYLLNASQSAISHQLKMLRQARVVKSRRDGKIIYYSLDDDHIQRVFNQGLEHINEK
- a CDS encoding peptidylprolyl isomerase, yielding MKHVKMETEKGQIYIELFEKEAPGTVSNFLKLIEEGFYDGLSFHRVIDDFVIQGGCPQGTGTGGPGYTIKCELKNNPHKHERGSLSMAHAGRDTGGSQFFICHSPQPHLDGNHTVFGKVTEGIEVVDEIRAGDKMLKVSVEE
- a CDS encoding diguanylate cyclase, whose amino-acid sequence is MDTLKKDQTILVVDDSPVNIQMLGQLLKNEWTVKVATNGKTALSIANSEDPPDLILLDVMMPEIDGYKICEILKASEATKDIPVIFVTAMSQQEDEAKGLELGAIDYITKPYHASIVKARVRNHLELKQYRDLLKDASLIDGLTGIPNRRRFDEVLSTEWKRSFRDGKPISVLMADIDYFKRYNDHYGHLEGDECLRKVADCLRRTLKRPGDLVARYGGEEFVGIMPMTGEDGAFTIAESFRKAVEAMEIEHVDSPISEVVTISVGVSTMIPSDKVEAEKLVEKADNALYEAKKTGRNQVKKMKDDQEPSNGQEQ
- a CDS encoding TIM-barrel domain-containing protein, whose amino-acid sequence is MKTYSLNSQVQLFRFGNPVRTDSLSYPEEAMELQPEPFKIPFFNESFEEKSVTLKGRLKKTDKVLGLGESVGSVNKRGRWIESYATDDPIHTPDKSSLYGAHNYLFITGDEHHGFYIDFPGKVIYDIGYHHPDEIEIKIEGLDFDLYHFKHDSLKNTIKLFRMLQGEGYVPPKWAFGNQQSRWSYETADIVKEVADTMRKKGLPCDAIYLDIDYMEDYKNFTVDETRFPDFGTFVDEMKNDGFRLIPIIDAGVKVEKNYQVYEEGVNNHYFCKNEKNEPFLAAVWPGWVHFPDFQIPEVRKWFGHKYEVLTDFGIEGFWNDMNEPAIFYTEEKMKEFIDKVKSLEGKNLNLQEYFELNRCYEALAGDEKDYKNMFQKIDGQMISHHQIHNLYGYNMTRAAAEGLRELAPNKRHLLFSRSSYTGMGRYAGLWTGDNHSWWEHIPLMLKMMPALNMGGFMYIGADIGGFGGDTNAALLIRWSQASLLTPLYRNHSAKYTRSQEPYAFDEKTTDTMRKVLELRYSLIPYIYSEYMKATLNQDLYFKLLSFEYEDDHSKEIEDQLLVGESIMIAPVYEENAKGRYVWVPEEMLLWKTVINHQDEFQVVSKGHHYMHLEMEETSLFVRKNKMIILAEPAQNVDSMDFTALTVLAFVEDTATYYYYDDDGESMNYKTNKANGMMVKITLIKDQYEIDVSQIGESKVHRLNLMIANVKGELVEYSYDVKNQQLI
- a CDS encoding GGDEF domain-containing protein; the protein is MKKNRTRLIKSGYIVVIIFIFLAFASSIYYAMDLQRTHQSLSEKNLNMILLTSDLKTKITSQQYHLANYFERNDRNSLYFIEQNDREITGILRELFSFSLTEEEYHWLNVINKSYEATKLNTITLTSQTDADGYKMRRMYQTAINAMSVAINFSNQLTGLLHEDYEEQRKINDQKFMESIAITSLGALVALVSSFYFFGFFSRQVDDMEIQGTRDGLTGIYNKKTITMIVDQIIKKDRDKGRYISVALLDLDHFKMINDTYGHLAGDVVLRELATILQKSVRSNDFCGRFGGEEFLIIFTDISQKEAWKACERIREQIAETAFRVQGEVIHITATIGLAFGKSGDNTSDLLKRSDKYLYIGKRKGRNRTESEEISGDDRKDKGDNDISDQDWVSNSYDKKRFNAP
- a CDS encoding putative manganese-dependent inorganic diphosphatase, yielding MSVYIFGHQNPDSDSIVSTIALAFLRQQQGMSVIPCCLGSLNKESEFILDFFNLDAPQVIDNVKIQVNDIRFDFTKGITPECSILTAYQTMVQNHFETLAVLSENGQLQGIISMKDIAMGLIKGDFYRLKTSLRNLATTLGGCLLTEECQHIDGTISVIAFYYKTIYGTLGPESIIIVGDRYDIIEHAIESKVQLIILTGSNTLPEELLHLASTSGVSILSVPQNTFYIAKMIDQCNYVSTIMRTKNIMKFTNTQYLEELKEELSTTHYRNYPVVDEDNRFLGFINRKHLMNPERKQVIMVDHNESNQSAEGIEEAHILEIIDHHKIGDISTTIPINFRNKPVGSTCTIITEMFQEAAVSIPDNIAGALMAGIISDTLYFKSPTTTQEDRLAIESLNHHLKLDLESFAMKMFRAGTSLQDQSNEEVFYEDFKSFYLEGKKIGISQIFTLDLGEIVNRRTHLQELMQQVQSEGSYSMILLLVTDIMKEGSYVYYVPKNSRLLSSAFSLPIEQGTFIPGVISRKKQVIPKLTEALLSQ
- a CDS encoding phosphoenolpyruvate carboxykinase (ATP); translation: MSTINRFKGKEEFDAIKSQIRTTIQTAFYQNNVQSVKTVAQAYQLAKKSPGTIPLTGIPIYEPEKQGLPEDAHALLFNDGNTFGRAAAARRISGDPDVDLKYYSAIIRDSIYDTRKKSMYHGEVVIGLHRNFMIKAHLLIPEDHENIFYSWLLNFQYVNEVYSEMYKYSKKIPEGDIIIFCDPDWSHPDHPMGLTFFDPTHNCAAILGMKYFGEYKKGTLTLAWGTAARNGYAACHGGLKCYNLPGKKHTIAVFGLSGSGKSTITHAKHDNKYNVTVLHDDAFIINIEDKTSIALEPTYFDKTQDYPMNCDDNKYILTMQNNGAIMYDDGKIYPVTEDLRNGNGRAIKSKLWAADRVDRIDDPINSIFWIMKDPTMPPVIKIKGAALGSVMGATLATKRSSAEKLAEGINPDQLVVEPYANPFRTYPLSVDYKLFKSLFESGVDCYIINTGHFMGKKVEPSHTLEIIESIVEDRAEFVKWEPFEEIDIMKIDGFDADLENVQYRREFMIHFVQRIQYVESRQTVKEGVDALPAEAVKSLYAVMSELHGDEDKKLQEKLLNGISDIE